The proteins below come from a single Prolixibacter sp. NT017 genomic window:
- a CDS encoding RagB/SusD family nutrient uptake outer membrane protein, with protein sequence MKRLTIILATLALIVGMSSCNDKLNVVNPNNQTTYDFGNTESDLQEAIIACYNRIRLEGTFARVGYTLDAVRGDEVWNSSQQWYLAYDNLNATATDEIGNLWPWRDNYHVVNRTNFVLSKVDNVDMSQDAYNQIKGQALFLRSLAYYELATYYQTVPLITDYASYSDINTMYASNNTQDEVFDQIETDLKTAMEILPSRDDGGEWAKGRATCGSAAGYLARVLMFRHKYAEAYTVLKDIIAGKYGSYHLMADYGDNFREGPAYENNAESLFEVQYMDYGTGGTDEEWTPVNISSEATQGNAVESNYASQVFGSWGDLAGSPWLYNLFKKEKCTDGRLDPRLYWTLVTYEDEYNSDTGVKTAAYPNGDPRTNTVYQTDITETPVSNTAQGGISIAKWTYARANIISSVTTGLHNGINLRLMRYSDVLLRAAECENEINGPTQTAIDYINQVRERVALPDLQLADFPTADALFEQIANVERPKEFGCENGRGIDLLRWGFFYDAGRMNQLIQHGYYKLDGTANTDELTAETASASSFQYYNKGHEYFPIYQSTLDANPNLVGNSANKNEDNGPAFLAKWSVHPVVK encoded by the coding sequence ATGAAAAGATTAACTATAATACTAGCAACGTTGGCGCTTATTGTAGGTATGTCATCCTGCAATGACAAACTCAATGTTGTGAACCCGAACAATCAGACAACCTACGATTTTGGTAATACAGAATCAGATCTTCAGGAGGCCATCATCGCGTGCTACAACCGTATTCGCCTCGAAGGTACATTTGCCCGCGTTGGCTATACTTTGGATGCTGTACGTGGAGACGAAGTCTGGAACTCATCTCAACAGTGGTATTTGGCGTACGATAACCTCAATGCAACGGCTACGGACGAGATCGGTAACTTGTGGCCATGGCGTGACAACTACCACGTAGTCAACCGCACCAACTTTGTTTTGTCGAAAGTCGATAATGTTGACATGTCCCAGGATGCTTATAATCAAATAAAAGGACAGGCACTCTTCCTCCGGTCGTTGGCATATTATGAACTGGCTACCTATTACCAGACGGTTCCATTGATTACAGACTATGCTTCATATTCTGACATCAATACCATGTATGCCTCCAACAATACGCAAGACGAGGTGTTTGACCAGATCGAGACTGACCTCAAAACGGCCATGGAAATCTTGCCTTCACGGGATGATGGTGGCGAATGGGCCAAAGGTCGTGCGACTTGCGGTTCTGCTGCCGGATATTTGGCTCGTGTACTGATGTTCCGTCATAAATATGCTGAGGCTTATACGGTGTTGAAAGACATCATCGCCGGTAAGTACGGAAGTTATCACCTGATGGCCGACTATGGTGACAACTTCAGAGAAGGTCCGGCATACGAAAATAATGCAGAGAGCCTCTTCGAAGTTCAATATATGGACTATGGTACAGGCGGTACCGACGAAGAGTGGACTCCGGTAAATATTAGCTCGGAAGCAACTCAGGGGAATGCTGTAGAAAGTAACTATGCTTCTCAGGTATTCGGTAGCTGGGGTGACCTGGCCGGCTCACCCTGGTTGTATAACCTGTTCAAAAAAGAGAAATGTACCGATGGTCGTCTCGATCCTCGTTTATACTGGACTTTGGTTACATACGAAGATGAATACAACAGCGATACCGGTGTGAAAACTGCCGCTTATCCTAATGGAGATCCTCGTACCAACACTGTTTATCAAACAGACATCACCGAAACTCCGGTATCGAACACTGCTCAGGGAGGTATATCAATCGCTAAGTGGACCTATGCAAGAGCCAACATTATCAGTTCTGTTACTACCGGTTTGCATAATGGTATCAACTTGCGCCTGATGCGTTACAGCGATGTTTTACTGCGTGCAGCAGAATGCGAAAATGAAATCAATGGCCCAACTCAAACGGCTATCGATTACATTAACCAGGTACGGGAACGCGTTGCTCTTCCTGATCTTCAACTTGCGGACTTCCCGACTGCTGATGCTCTTTTCGAGCAAATAGCCAACGTTGAGCGTCCTAAAGAATTTGGTTGTGAAAACGGACGTGGTATCGACTTGCTTCGTTGGGGATTTTTCTACGATGCTGGTCGGATGAATCAGTTGATTCAACACGGTTATTATAAGCTCGATGGCACAGCCAATACTGATGAGCTTACCGCTGAAACCGCCAGCGCTTCATCGTTCCAATATTACAACAAGGGACATGAATATTTCCCAATTTATCAATCTACTCTTGATGCCAACCCGAACCTTGTAGGTAACTCGGCAAACAAGAACGAAGATAATGGACCTGCTTTCTTAGCAAAATGGAGCGTTCATCCAGTTGTAAAGTAG
- a CDS encoding glycoside hydrolase family 27 protein codes for MNLSKISNLLIVLLIVFSFGSCHSAKKQKAPTKFYAYAETPPMGWNSWDCYGPTVTEAEVKANADYMADHLKEYGWQYIVVDIRWYVENTKAHGYNQTDPVYCMDDFGRLTPAVNRFPSAADGEGFAPLADYIHNKGLKFGIHIMRGIPVEAVKKNTPIVDSKYHARDIYSEKQQCKWLRDMYTVDSTKAGAQAYYNSLFDLYASWGVDFVKVDNLSRPYHQGEIEMIRKAIDQCGRPIVLSTSPGATPLAKAKHIMTHANMWRICDDFWDNWNYLKPMFKLCKEWAPYSGPGHWADADMLPLGRISIRGERGEPRKTGFTKDEQYTLMNLWAMFRSPLMFGGDLPSNDAFTDSLITNGELLDVDQHSINNRQLDNNKGLIVWTADVPNSKDKYVALFNTTDEKPEVVSVSLSELGARGDYAAHNLWTQKTDAVKNGKISVELRPHASAIFRLVKY; via the coding sequence ATGAATCTGAGCAAAATCTCCAATCTTTTAATTGTTTTATTGATAGTCTTTTCGTTTGGTTCATGCCATTCGGCGAAGAAACAGAAGGCCCCAACCAAGTTCTACGCTTACGCAGAAACACCTCCGATGGGGTGGAATAGTTGGGATTGTTACGGACCAACCGTTACGGAAGCAGAAGTGAAAGCTAATGCAGATTACATGGCCGATCATCTGAAAGAATATGGTTGGCAATACATCGTTGTCGACATTCGTTGGTATGTTGAAAATACCAAGGCGCACGGGTACAACCAGACCGATCCGGTTTATTGCATGGATGATTTTGGACGCTTGACGCCGGCGGTTAACCGTTTTCCATCCGCTGCCGATGGAGAAGGATTCGCCCCGTTAGCTGATTATATTCATAACAAGGGCTTGAAATTTGGTATCCACATCATGAGGGGCATTCCGGTGGAAGCCGTGAAGAAGAACACGCCGATTGTCGATTCGAAATACCACGCCCGGGATATCTATTCGGAGAAACAGCAATGTAAATGGCTGCGGGACATGTATACCGTCGATTCGACGAAGGCGGGTGCCCAGGCTTACTACAATTCGCTGTTCGATTTGTATGCATCGTGGGGAGTTGATTTTGTGAAGGTGGATAATTTATCTCGCCCGTATCATCAGGGCGAAATCGAAATGATAAGGAAAGCCATTGATCAGTGTGGGCGACCGATTGTATTGAGTACTTCACCCGGAGCAACCCCATTGGCCAAAGCCAAACACATCATGACGCACGCCAATATGTGGCGCATTTGCGACGATTTTTGGGATAACTGGAACTACCTGAAGCCGATGTTTAAATTGTGCAAAGAATGGGCACCATACAGCGGTCCCGGGCACTGGGCTGATGCCGATATGCTTCCGCTGGGGCGGATTTCCATTCGTGGTGAACGTGGTGAGCCCCGCAAAACCGGTTTCACCAAAGACGAGCAATATACTCTGATGAATCTCTGGGCAATGTTCCGTTCTCCGCTGATGTTCGGTGGTGACTTGCCCAGCAATGACGCCTTTACGGATTCCTTAATCACGAATGGTGAGTTGCTGGATGTCGATCAGCACAGCATCAACAATCGGCAATTGGATAATAATAAAGGCTTGATTGTTTGGACAGCCGACGTTCCGAATTCGAAGGACAAGTACGTAGCCTTGTTTAATACAACCGATGAAAAACCCGAAGTTGTTTCGGTCAGTTTATCTGAACTGGGGGCAAGAGGCGATTATGCCGCCCATAATCTATGGACGCAAAAAACAGATGCGGTAAAGAATGGAAAGATAAGCGTGGAGCTAAGGCCTCATGCATCGGCCATTTTCCGGCTGGTAAAATACTAA
- a CDS encoding arabinan endo-1,5-alpha-L-arabinosidase encodes MKPMLKILKSGLFTAAFVLIFGPLLAQNTIVHDPVMIRENNTFYIFCTGWGITVYSSTDMKNWKKEDPVFAKAPEWAVKAVPGFKGHIWAPDISFYNGQYYLYYSVSSFGKNTSCIGLATNKTLDPTDPEFKWVDHGKVIQSYPGKTNWNAIDPNMALDSHGQPYLVFGSFWDGIKLVKLSKDAMSVDDDLANIPTIASRKTDPNAPNPPAVDDNPKDAGGNAIEAPFIFKRDGYYYLFASIDYCCKGVNSTYKMIVGRAKKLTGPYVDESGKPMARGGGSIVLAGNQRWHGVGHNAVVHFDRVDYLVFHGYDGNDGGRPKLLIRKITWSDKGWPEVKL; translated from the coding sequence ATGAAGCCAATGCTGAAAATATTGAAAAGTGGGCTGTTCACTGCAGCCTTTGTACTTATTTTCGGGCCGCTTCTGGCTCAAAATACCATTGTGCACGATCCGGTAATGATTCGTGAAAACAATACCTTCTATATCTTTTGCACCGGATGGGGGATAACGGTTTATTCTTCAACCGATATGAAGAACTGGAAGAAGGAAGATCCGGTTTTTGCCAAAGCACCCGAGTGGGCTGTGAAGGCTGTCCCCGGTTTTAAAGGTCATATCTGGGCTCCGGATATTTCATTCTATAATGGTCAGTATTACCTGTATTATTCGGTGTCATCATTTGGCAAAAACACATCGTGCATTGGGCTGGCAACCAATAAGACATTGGATCCGACCGATCCGGAATTCAAATGGGTGGATCACGGGAAAGTGATTCAGTCCTATCCAGGGAAAACAAACTGGAATGCGATTGATCCCAACATGGCGCTCGATAGTCATGGGCAACCTTACCTGGTTTTCGGTTCGTTCTGGGACGGAATAAAACTGGTGAAGCTGAGTAAAGATGCCATGTCAGTTGATGACGACCTGGCGAATATTCCGACCATTGCTTCGCGAAAAACAGACCCGAATGCTCCGAATCCACCTGCTGTTGACGATAATCCGAAAGACGCAGGAGGCAATGCCATTGAAGCTCCTTTCATATTCAAACGGGATGGATATTACTACTTGTTTGCGTCCATCGATTATTGCTGCAAAGGAGTGAACAGTACTTACAAAATGATTGTAGGGCGAGCGAAGAAATTAACCGGGCCATATGTCGATGAAAGTGGAAAGCCGATGGCCAGAGGTGGAGGCAGTATTGTGCTGGCAGGAAATCAGCGCTGGCATGGTGTAGGCCATAATGCAGTAGTGCATTTCGATAGAGTCGATTACCTGGTTTTTCATGGGTATGATGGTAATGACGGAGGAAGGCCTAAACTGCTCATCCGGAAAATTACCTGGAGCGATAAAGGCTGGCCCGAAGTGAAACTTTGA
- a CDS encoding arabinan endo-1,5-alpha-L-arabinosidase, with product MKLKYLLILSVSIIAVSLAGCTKDEIAPTGIKTKEPGTTTDYTAPTYGDDYSAIASWSDRSQWNLANVHDPSVVFDGTYYYMYSTDASYGNAHVGHGHFLARRSKDLVHWDFIGMAMSTEPAWVKDTLNNMRARVGLSPIDSPRYGFWAPVIRKVGNKYRMYYSVVVDNYIKTGKVNTADNFDGSWTEKAFIGMMETSDLSSNQWVDHGMVVCSVSDRGTDWSRSSLNDWSAYFKYNAIDPSMIVTPEGENWLIYGSWHSGIVAIQLNPDTGLPLHKFDINDESTWGTQIYTRTNGSRWQASEGPEIMYNAETGYYYLFLAYDELSVAYNTRVCRARSITGPYYSYDGSTASGSDCFPIITHPYKFNNHSGWVGFSHCCVFKDETNNQWYYCSQARLPANTNGNAYSNAIMMGHVRKIEWTEDGWPAVLPERYAAVPQDAIAESDLTGSWEVITLNYHYKKQQTSSAMTLSSDHKATGAVTGTWSYNSTTGILTVGSLKLNVVRELDWEASPRVPTIVFTGLNGSGRSVWGKKSQS from the coding sequence GTGAAACTAAAGTATTTACTCATTTTATCTGTCAGCATAATTGCCGTGTCACTTGCAGGGTGTACAAAAGACGAAATAGCACCTACAGGCATCAAAACGAAGGAGCCTGGCACGACGACAGATTACACCGCACCAACTTACGGGGACGACTATTCTGCGATAGCTTCGTGGAGTGACCGTTCTCAATGGAACCTGGCAAATGTGCACGACCCGAGTGTGGTTTTCGATGGAACATACTATTACATGTATTCCACCGATGCATCGTACGGTAACGCGCATGTAGGTCATGGTCACTTTCTGGCACGTCGTTCCAAAGATTTGGTCCATTGGGATTTTATTGGAATGGCTATGTCGACCGAGCCGGCCTGGGTGAAAGACACCCTGAACAATATGCGGGCGCGTGTTGGCCTGAGTCCCATCGATTCGCCCAGGTATGGATTCTGGGCGCCGGTTATTCGCAAAGTTGGTAACAAGTACCGCATGTACTACAGTGTTGTGGTCGATAACTATATTAAAACAGGTAAAGTAAATACTGCAGATAATTTTGACGGTTCCTGGACTGAAAAGGCTTTTATAGGCATGATGGAAACATCGGATTTGTCAAGTAACCAGTGGGTAGATCACGGAATGGTTGTCTGTTCTGTATCGGACAGAGGTACAGATTGGTCGCGAAGCAGTTTGAACGACTGGAGCGCTTACTTTAAATACAATGCCATTGATCCGAGCATGATTGTGACACCGGAAGGTGAAAACTGGTTGATTTACGGCTCCTGGCATAGTGGTATTGTTGCCATTCAATTAAACCCTGATACTGGTCTTCCTTTACACAAATTCGATATCAACGATGAATCAACCTGGGGTACCCAAATATACACCCGCACAAATGGTTCAAGATGGCAAGCCTCAGAGGGGCCGGAAATCATGTATAATGCTGAAACCGGCTATTACTATTTGTTCCTGGCTTACGATGAATTGTCGGTGGCATATAACACCAGAGTCTGCCGGGCCAGAAGTATTACAGGACCTTATTATTCCTATGACGGGTCGACAGCCAGCGGAAGCGATTGCTTCCCGATAATTACACATCCTTATAAATTTAATAATCACTCCGGTTGGGTCGGATTTTCGCATTGCTGTGTATTTAAAGACGAAACCAACAATCAATGGTATTATTGTTCGCAGGCCCGACTTCCCGCAAATACCAATGGCAATGCATACAGCAACGCTATCATGATGGGGCATGTCCGGAAAATTGAATGGACAGAGGATGGCTGGCCGGCTGTATTACCCGAGCGTTACGCGGCAGTTCCACAGGATGCTATTGCGGAAAGCGACCTGACTGGTAGCTGGGAGGTTATCACCTTAAATTACCATTACAAAAAGCAGCAAACCTCATCAGCCATGACGTTGAGCTCGGATCACAAAGCAACCGGTGCGGTAACCGGAACATGGTCGTATAATTCAACTACAGGAATTCTGACTGTTGGCTCCTTGAAATTGAACGTTGTTCGTGAGCTCGATTGGGAGGCATCACCACGTGTTCCAACCATTGTGTTCACAGGCTTAAACGGAAGTGGGCGGTCTGTCTGGGGAAAGAAAAGTCAATCATAA
- a CDS encoding alpha-N-arabinofuranosidase, whose product MMKILKTRKPLLIAATAMAFWAGTQVLSAQNARIKIDIDRTIGKVNKNIYGSFVEHLGRCVYGGIYDPGSPLSDKDGFRNDVKQAVKDLNVSLVRYPGGNFVSNYHWLDGVGPKDQRPTRLELAWGRLENNQVGTDEFMKYTKEIGSQPYFSVNMGTGTIEEAQRWVEYCNVDSGPYYAELRKKYGHEKPYDIKYWSLGNEMDGFWQMGHLNAEDYSKKAREAAKLMKLTSPDIKLVAAGSSNYRPNADPNAWNATILHELRDVVDYIALHIYVGNPENNYYDFMSTPLVCEQRTKIVKGMIAREMEKADRGDRGPIHIAWDEYNVWYRARAGASMHGTRALEEHYNLEDALVIAQFLNVFVRNADVVKMANLAQLVNVIAPIFTSEKGMFKQTIYYPFQLFSNNVKGTSLDTYVDCDTYSTKEFPIGLGESKTIQKDVPYLDVSTTYDNGEVTICVVNRNKDKAIPTDLISEEGKFDGNFEVYEVNGPNVKSENDFGKTTVQTEKKPDIKVRNAEKFTYSFAPHSFTMLKGHIKK is encoded by the coding sequence ATGATGAAGATTTTGAAGACGAGAAAGCCGTTGCTCATCGCAGCGACAGCCATGGCATTTTGGGCCGGAACGCAAGTCCTTTCGGCACAAAACGCCCGAATAAAAATCGATATCGATCGGACGATCGGTAAAGTTAATAAGAACATCTACGGAAGTTTTGTCGAACATCTTGGACGTTGTGTTTACGGAGGTATTTACGATCCGGGATCACCACTTTCCGATAAAGATGGTTTCCGTAATGATGTGAAGCAGGCAGTGAAAGATTTGAACGTTTCACTTGTGCGTTATCCGGGGGGTAACTTTGTTTCAAACTATCACTGGCTCGATGGAGTCGGTCCGAAAGACCAACGGCCAACACGTCTTGAATTGGCCTGGGGACGCCTGGAAAACAACCAGGTTGGAACCGATGAATTCATGAAGTATACCAAGGAAATTGGCAGCCAGCCTTATTTTTCGGTGAATATGGGAACAGGTACCATAGAGGAAGCACAACGATGGGTGGAATACTGCAATGTCGATAGCGGTCCCTATTATGCTGAACTTCGCAAAAAGTACGGTCACGAAAAGCCCTACGATATCAAATACTGGAGTTTGGGTAATGAAATGGATGGTTTCTGGCAAATGGGGCACCTGAATGCCGAGGATTACAGTAAAAAAGCACGGGAAGCGGCCAAGCTAATGAAGTTAACTTCGCCGGATATCAAACTGGTAGCAGCGGGTTCATCAAACTATCGTCCTAACGCCGATCCGAATGCCTGGAACGCGACCATTCTCCACGAATTACGTGACGTGGTTGATTATATAGCATTGCATATCTATGTGGGTAATCCTGAGAACAACTATTACGATTTCATGTCCACACCGCTGGTTTGTGAGCAGCGCACCAAGATTGTGAAAGGAATGATTGCCCGTGAAATGGAAAAAGCTGACCGTGGCGATCGCGGGCCAATTCACATTGCATGGGACGAGTACAATGTATGGTACCGTGCCCGCGCCGGTGCATCGATGCATGGAACCCGCGCTCTTGAAGAGCATTACAACCTGGAAGACGCGTTGGTAATTGCCCAGTTCCTGAATGTGTTCGTGCGGAACGCCGATGTGGTGAAGATGGCGAATCTGGCTCAGCTGGTGAATGTGATTGCACCGATTTTTACTTCTGAGAAAGGAATGTTCAAGCAAACCATTTACTACCCGTTCCAGTTGTTCTCCAATAATGTGAAAGGTACCTCGCTCGATACCTATGTTGACTGCGATACCTACAGCACCAAAGAGTTCCCGATTGGTTTAGGGGAATCGAAAACCATTCAGAAGGATGTTCCTTATCTCGATGTGTCGACTACCTACGATAACGGAGAAGTAACGATTTGTGTCGTTAACCGGAATAAGGACAAAGCCATCCCGACCGATTTAATCTCGGAAGAAGGCAAATTCGATGGTAATTTCGAGGTTTACGAAGTAAACGGCCCGAATGTAAAATCGGAAAATGATTTCGGTAAGACAACCGTGCAAACCGAGAAAAAACCCGATATCAAAGTGAGAAATGCAGAGAAGTTTACCTACTCTTTTGCACCGCACTCTTTCACTATGCTCAAAGGTCATATCAAAAAATGA